The following proteins come from a genomic window of Paenibacillus segetis:
- a CDS encoding class D sortase, whose product MKRLISYVIIIIGIAIMLYPKANEWYLERQESKLLEAAELGYEQNDLNNEDKSKADNDEIISNQTKLSYEKLSQILEQQSEVEQTISDNTESPIEVKTEPAEPEVKPIAIIKIAKIDLKLPVLEGATKENMSHAATHMIETTPLGKIGNAAISAHRAHKKGRLFNRLNEVELGDEIIIEMKNETFKYSVYKISRVKPTDVSVLNRNKKDKILTLITCDPLINPTMRLIVQAKIID is encoded by the coding sequence GTGAAAAGACTGATTTCATATGTAATTATTATCATTGGGATCGCAATCATGTTATATCCGAAGGCTAACGAGTGGTATTTGGAAAGGCAGGAAAGTAAATTGCTTGAGGCTGCTGAGCTGGGGTACGAACAGAATGATCTGAATAATGAAGACAAATCAAAGGCTGATAACGATGAGATAATTAGCAACCAAACTAAGCTCAGTTACGAGAAATTGTCCCAAATTCTAGAACAGCAATCAGAGGTAGAACAAACAATTAGTGATAACACAGAAAGTCCAATTGAAGTGAAGACTGAGCCCGCTGAGCCCGAAGTTAAACCTATCGCGATCATTAAGATTGCTAAAATAGATTTGAAGTTACCTGTGCTTGAAGGTGCTACTAAAGAGAATATGAGTCATGCAGCAACTCACATGATAGAGACGACACCACTTGGTAAAATAGGTAATGCAGCGATTTCTGCTCACAGAGCGCATAAAAAAGGAAGGTTATTTAATAGATTGAATGAAGTAGAACTTGGAGATGAGATTATTATAGAAATGAAAAATGAGACATTCAAATATAGTGTGTATAAAATATCTAGAGTGAAGCCAACAGATGTTTCTGTATTAAATAGAAACAAAAAGGATAAGATTCTGACCTTGATCACCTGTGACCCGCTAATTAATCCAACTATGAGATTGATCGTGCAAGCTAAGATAATTGATTAG
- a CDS encoding LPXTG cell wall anchor domain-containing protein, which produces MRKKRRYSVILTLVGVLLISTTFRYGATVVEASETEPGTESNVVVSFDNADNTSDYTIETPTLESGTELLNITGVSNDKWPKPTPEPTKTPKPTPTPEPTKTPKPTPTPCPPTPTKTPKPTPTPPTPAPTKTPKPTPTPTPTKTPKPTPTPCPPTPTKTPKPTPTPCPPTPTKTPKPTPTPTIPPTDEPTPGPSSTPEPSSTPEPSSTPEPSSTPEPSSTPEPSSTPEPSSTPEPSSTPEPSSTPEPSSTPAPSSTPEPSSTPTPSSTPTPSSTPVPSSTPTPSSTPTSSSTPAPSYTPPTSPSSTPTPSPTPVPSATPTPSSTPVPEVVLIPEDQTPKGSVVAPIETDAVGSGTNETLPDEEVPLDKLPKTGESSALPFYLIGFIMIAVGYIFKKTGKRN; this is translated from the coding sequence ATGAGGAAGAAACGAAGGTATTCTGTAATACTCACATTAGTAGGAGTGTTGTTAATAAGTACAACTTTCCGCTATGGAGCGACAGTAGTTGAAGCTTCGGAAACTGAGCCCGGAACTGAGAGTAATGTAGTAGTTTCGTTTGACAATGCTGACAACACATCCGATTACACTATTGAGACCCCGACGTTAGAATCCGGAACTGAATTGCTTAACATTACTGGAGTTTCAAATGATAAGTGGCCGAAGCCTACACCAGAACCAACGAAGACACCAAAGCCGACGCCTACACCGGAGCCAACGAAGACACCGAAGCCAACGCCAACACCATGTCCACCAACACCGACGAAAACGCCAAAGCCAACACCAACACCACCGACTCCAGCACCAACGAAAACACCGAAGCCAACCCCAACCCCGACACCGACGAAAACACCAAAGCCAACCCCAACACCATGTCCGCCAACACCAACGAAAACACCAAAGCCAACCCCAACACCATGTCCACCAACACCGACGAAAACACCGAAGCCAACACCGACACCGACAATACCACCAACAGATGAACCAACGCCAGGACCAAGTTCAACACCAGAACCAAGCTCAACACCAGAACCAAGCTCAACACCAGAACCAAGCTCAACACCAGAACCAAGCTCAACACCAGAACCAAGTTCAACACCAGAACCAAGCTCAACACCAGAACCAAGCTCAACACCAGAACCAAGTTCAACACCAGAACCAAGCTCCACACCAGCACCAAGCTCTACACCAGAACCAAGCTCTACACCAACACCAAGCTCTACACCAACACCAAGCTCAACACCAGTACCAAGCTCTACACCAACACCAAGCTCTACACCAACATCAAGCTCAACACCAGCACCAAGCTATACACCACCAACATCACCAAGCTCTACGCCAACACCAAGCCCTACGCCAGTTCCAAGCGCTACACCAACACCAAGCTCCACACCAGTGCCAGAAGTTGTTCTGATTCCTGAAGATCAAACACCAAAAGGATCTGTAGTAGCTCCAATTGAAACTGATGCAGTTGGTTCTGGTACCAACGAAACACTTCCTGATGAAGAAGTTCCGCTTGATAAATTGCCTAAAACAGGCGAATCCAGTGCTCTTCCATTCTATTTGATCGGGTTCATTATGATTGCTGTGGGTTACATCTTTAAGAAAACAGGCAAACGTAACTAA
- a CDS encoding LPXTG cell wall anchor domain-containing protein: MDSLPKTGESSSLPFYAMGVILVAIGFIFRLTRKR; this comes from the coding sequence TTGGATTCTCTTCCAAAAACAGGTGAAAGTAGTTCTCTCCCGTTTTATGCAATGGGGGTAATATTAGTAGCCATTGGTTTCATATTTAGATTGACACGGAAACGCTAA